From the genome of Candidatus Terasakiella magnetica, one region includes:
- a CDS encoding type II secretion system protein GspD produces MVAPVWRKLFLSSSLMVLMAACSTREPLKADFPDAPEKPTFEEKQSMLGMAEEPVVEIFLPENSLVPLVNNDSDPLPDITISNLNHNGTALDLFRAIAAKAGMPFAVQGSIALTEENSKGRDEIKEDRFPIENYSGSLFDILEAASTITGLFWQYKHKMLKVSKTRRFNVYVPPVQASKDAKGNLSSEIKTHMTDLGAQKVIYNNNSMLSFRANRFVYDEIAAYLKEVTENLSVVVADIHIWEVALSDDNKRGLDFQQLNYQATKLGASLSGGAQVTGGAIAGLTYAGGRFTLNLLASLLNEQGTLQTVTKPIVPVRSGQRTQFSVGKETPYLSEVGAVAVGDSPQTTSKIDFLQTGTTIDVAANYINGLVYLDINLSDTAATAPLSITQNGQTSTQYETSKNKIVINTPILPGHTHLQGGLIRSKDQRISKGIPLGSSHMIPSDDQTLIERSEYVIAVTTRVLKYRVAPSQTSLPPVVYQRPVQQPQPQVQQRTPQRAITPQRQQRQAPHLWQKRQSNKRQQQPYPLFEYEKSAPLQPRPAPTKSVESYELPPFPSPRGEGLERQNGIEQKIEAEGFYHVTPKVQNISFSPATSSMFRRVKRIKKTPPKSYNEGVMKAVAIKLCGSVKPACVNMEMERMKALITQTSMEEISL; encoded by the coding sequence ATGGTTGCTCCGGTTTGGCGAAAACTCTTTTTATCTTCATCTTTGATGGTCCTTATGGCGGCTTGCTCAACGCGAGAGCCCCTAAAGGCGGATTTTCCAGACGCGCCAGAAAAACCCACGTTTGAAGAAAAACAATCCATGTTGGGCATGGCCGAAGAACCCGTTGTTGAAATCTTCCTACCTGAAAATAGTCTTGTGCCTCTGGTCAATAATGACTCTGATCCTTTGCCAGATATCACCATTAGTAACCTTAATCATAATGGCACTGCGCTTGATTTGTTTCGCGCCATTGCGGCAAAAGCAGGGATGCCCTTTGCCGTTCAAGGATCCATTGCCTTGACTGAGGAAAATTCTAAAGGTCGCGATGAAATCAAAGAAGACCGCTTTCCCATTGAGAATTATTCCGGCTCCCTGTTTGATATTTTAGAAGCGGCCTCAACCATCACAGGTCTGTTCTGGCAATATAAACATAAGATGTTAAAAGTCTCTAAAACACGACGCTTTAATGTCTATGTGCCACCCGTTCAGGCAAGCAAGGATGCAAAAGGTAATTTATCCTCGGAAATTAAAACCCATATGACGGATTTGGGCGCGCAGAAGGTTATTTATAATAATAACTCCATGTTGTCCTTTAGAGCCAACCGCTTTGTTTATGATGAAATTGCCGCCTATCTTAAAGAAGTCACAGAAAATCTCTCCGTTGTGGTGGCTGATATTCATATTTGGGAAGTCGCCTTAAGTGATGACAATAAACGCGGCCTTGATTTTCAGCAGTTAAACTATCAAGCAACAAAACTCGGAGCCTCTTTATCAGGCGGTGCACAGGTCACAGGCGGGGCCATTGCCGGGCTGACCTATGCAGGGGGGCGCTTTACCCTGAATTTATTAGCCTCCTTGCTCAATGAACAAGGCACCTTGCAAACCGTGACAAAGCCCATTGTTCCGGTGCGCTCCGGTCAAAGAACTCAGTTTTCGGTAGGCAAAGAAACCCCCTATCTTTCTGAAGTGGGGGCCGTGGCCGTGGGCGATAGTCCGCAAACCACCTCTAAAATTGACTTTTTACAAACTGGTACAACAATTGATGTGGCCGCAAATTATATCAATGGTCTGGTCTATCTCGATATTAACTTGAGCGATACAGCCGCCACAGCTCCGCTTTCCATCACGCAAAATGGGCAGACCTCAACACAATATGAAACATCTAAAAACAAGATTGTGATCAATACGCCGATCTTGCCCGGTCATACCCATCTACAAGGCGGTTTAATTCGCTCAAAAGATCAGCGGATTTCTAAAGGCATCCCCCTGGGCAGTAGTCATATGATCCCCAGTGATGACCAAACCCTGATTGAGCGTAGTGAATATGTCATAGCCGTCACAACCCGTGTCCTGAAATATCGCGTAGCCCCAAGCCAAACCTCATTGCCCCCTGTGGTCTATCAAAGACCAGTACAGCAACCACAGCCGCAAGTTCAACAACGCACCCCCCAAAGAGCTATAACGCCACAGCGCCAGCAGCGCCAAGCACCGCATCTGTGGCAAAAAAGACAATCAAACAAGAGACAGCAACAGCCTTATCCTTTGTTTGAATATGAGAAAAGTGCGCCCCTTCAGCCGCGCCCAGCTCCGACAAAATCTGTGGAATCTTATGAGCTCCCCCCATTTCCATCACCACGTGGTGAAGGATTAGAGCGTCAAAACGGGATTGAGCAAAAAATTGAAGCTGAAGGTTTTTATCACGTCACACCTAAGGTGCAAAATATCAGCTTCAGCCCGGCGACCTCTTCCATGTTTAGGCGGGTCAAAAGGATCAAAAAAACACCGCCTAAATCCTATAATGAAGGGGTGATGAAAGCAGTTGCCATTAAGCTGTGCGGCTCAGTTAAACCCGCCTGCGTGAATATGGAAATGGAGCGTATGAAAGCGCTCATAACCCAAACATCAATGGAGGAAATAAGCCTATGA